The Polynucleobacter sp. TSB-Sco08W16 genome includes a region encoding these proteins:
- a CDS encoding NTP transferase domain-containing protein, whose amino-acid sequence MSNIGASPKSDLRLAIILLAAGEGSRMGSIPKALLKMDGKTLLENFFSEVRDLNPIELVVVTGFHNQAINAELAKQSALLSQSIRVIHNPNPDRGQGSSVRLGLESLQSHFDVLAVCLCDQPNIRSRELMLLLERFTNRKTGYEMVMPQVGGQRGNPVLFSRNVVEAILSKPGMTCRTFMDQNPNLIHIFETTHDAFILDVDTEVDIQKLGISK is encoded by the coding sequence ATGAGCAATATAGGTGCATCCCCGAAATCAGATCTTCGTCTAGCCATTATTCTTTTGGCGGCAGGCGAGGGAAGTCGTATGGGGTCTATACCTAAAGCCCTGCTAAAAATGGATGGAAAAACGCTTTTAGAAAACTTTTTTTCTGAAGTAAGAGATTTAAATCCGATTGAGTTAGTGGTTGTGACTGGTTTTCATAATCAGGCTATTAATGCTGAGTTAGCCAAACAAAGCGCGCTGTTAAGTCAGTCAATACGTGTGATTCACAATCCAAATCCGGATAGAGGTCAAGGATCCTCGGTGCGACTTGGTCTTGAGTCATTGCAAAGTCACTTTGATGTTTTAGCAGTATGTCTTTGCGATCAACCGAATATCCGCTCTAGAGAGCTCATGCTTTTACTTGAGCGCTTTACTAATCGAAAGACCGGCTATGAAATGGTCATGCCACAAGTGGGTGGGCAGCGGGGCAATCCGGTCTTGTTCTCAAGAAATGTAGTTGAGGCAATACTATCGAAGCCGGGGATGACGTGTCGCACGTTTATGGATCAAAATCCCAACTTGATTCATATCTTCGAGACAACACATGATGCATTTATTCTGGATGTTGATACGGAGGTGGACATCCAGAAGCTTGGGATAAGCAAATAA
- a CDS encoding cytochrome c yields MKKLSIISKLLICAGLVFAGFAAQADEVKGSAAAGNGKVWLCTGCHSIPDYRADYPLVYRVPMLGGQNAAYIATALAEYKKGERKHPTMRSIAASLSDQDMADIGEYYAAQTASSPSNPLK; encoded by the coding sequence ATGAAAAAACTCTCAATTATTTCTAAATTGCTCATCTGCGCCGGTTTGGTGTTTGCTGGATTTGCCGCACAGGCTGACGAGGTTAAAGGTAGCGCTGCTGCTGGAAATGGCAAAGTTTGGCTTTGTACTGGTTGCCACTCCATTCCTGACTACCGTGCTGACTATCCCTTGGTTTATCGAGTTCCGATGCTAGGCGGCCAAAATGCTGCTTACATTGCTACAGCTTTGGCTGAATATAAAAAGGGCGAAAGAAAGCATCCTACGATGCGTTCTATTGCCGCTAGCCTTTCTGACCAAGATATGGCAGACATCGGCGAATACTATGCTGCGCAAACTGCCAGCTCACCTAGCAACCCATTGAAGTGA
- a CDS encoding VWA domain-containing protein, with product MLIPFFLNLKEAKVPVSVREFLTLLEALKSGVINPSIDEFYQLSRMTLVKDEQHFDRFDQVFGSYFNGVEKVIALSPDIPMDWLEKKLQRVLTDEEKAALQKLGGPEALQKRLEELLKEQKEWHGGGNKWIGAGGSSAFGHSGYHPEGIRIGGESAGNRTAIKVWQAREFKDYDSDLALGTRNIKVALRRLRRFAREGSVLELDLDKTIHSTAANAGMLDIKMRPERHNQVKVLLLMDVGGSMDDHIKQIGELFSAAKAEFKHLESYYFHNCVYENLWQSNRRRRDQVTATQDIIHKYGPDYKLIFVGDATMSPYEILSPNGSVEYNNQEAGAVWINRLLDHFPHFAWLNPEPESIWEYRQSIDIMKNLMKDRMYPVTLSGLEGAMRQLSK from the coding sequence ATGTTAATTCCATTTTTCCTGAATCTGAAAGAGGCCAAAGTGCCTGTTTCGGTGAGGGAGTTTTTAACGCTCTTAGAAGCATTAAAGTCTGGAGTGATCAATCCCTCCATAGATGAGTTTTATCAACTCTCCAGAATGACCTTAGTTAAAGATGAGCAACACTTTGATCGCTTTGATCAGGTATTTGGCAGCTACTTTAATGGCGTAGAAAAAGTCATCGCCCTCTCTCCCGATATTCCAATGGACTGGCTAGAAAAGAAATTACAGCGAGTGCTAACGGATGAAGAAAAGGCAGCACTCCAAAAACTGGGTGGCCCAGAAGCACTTCAGAAACGTCTTGAGGAGTTGTTAAAAGAGCAAAAAGAATGGCATGGGGGTGGGAATAAATGGATTGGTGCTGGAGGCTCCTCAGCATTTGGCCATAGTGGCTATCACCCTGAAGGAATTCGGATTGGCGGTGAAAGCGCCGGCAATCGGACCGCCATTAAAGTCTGGCAAGCCCGAGAATTTAAAGATTACGACAGCGATCTTGCACTAGGCACGCGCAATATCAAAGTAGCCTTACGTCGTTTACGTCGCTTTGCGCGAGAAGGATCTGTTTTAGAGCTGGATTTAGATAAAACAATTCACTCTACTGCCGCCAATGCAGGAATGCTAGATATCAAGATGCGACCTGAACGCCATAATCAAGTCAAAGTTCTGCTTCTAATGGATGTTGGTGGATCGATGGATGACCATATCAAGCAGATTGGCGAATTGTTCTCCGCTGCCAAGGCAGAATTTAAACATCTTGAGTCTTACTATTTCCATAACTGCGTGTACGAGAATTTATGGCAAAGCAATCGCCGCCGCAGAGATCAGGTAACTGCAACTCAAGACATCATTCATAAATATGGTCCCGACTACAAGCTGATCTTCGTAGGGGATGCCACGATGTCGCCCTATGAAATTCTGAGCCCCAATGGCTCAGTTGAATATAACAACCAGGAAGCTGGTGCCGTTTGGATAAACCGACTGCTAGACCACTTTCCTCATTTTGCATGGCTCAATCCAGAGCCAGAGTCTATTTGGGAATACCGTCAATCTATCGACATTATGAAAAACCTCATGAAAGACCGCATGTATCCTGTGACTCTAAGTGGTCTTGAGGGTGCCATGCGTCAACTATCGAAATAA
- a CDS encoding GntR family transcriptional regulator — translation MNTKLNNRPLYEDVADRLREQIFSKQIAPGSWLDEQGLAEQFGISRTPMREAIKVLASEGLVTIKMRRGAYVTEVARKDLEQIFTILSLLEGEAARETATKATEEELNQLDYWHHRLEKAAADRDIEQFFEINGKFHELIQEIAGNRWMNGVIADLRKVLKLHRRDSLTSTGRLQNSLIEHREILNALLKRDQVVAEKAMRNHLARGLEALR, via the coding sequence ATGAATACAAAACTGAATAATCGACCGCTTTACGAAGATGTAGCCGATCGACTTCGTGAGCAGATATTTAGCAAGCAAATAGCTCCTGGAAGCTGGCTAGATGAACAAGGCCTGGCTGAACAATTCGGGATTAGTCGCACACCCATGCGTGAGGCAATCAAAGTATTGGCATCGGAAGGTCTGGTAACGATCAAAATGCGCCGCGGTGCATATGTAACCGAAGTAGCCAGAAAAGATTTAGAGCAGATTTTTACAATCCTCTCCCTGCTTGAAGGTGAAGCAGCTAGGGAAACGGCGACTAAAGCTACAGAGGAAGAGTTAAACCAGCTCGACTATTGGCATCACCGCCTTGAAAAAGCAGCGGCAGATAGAGATATAGAGCAATTCTTTGAAATTAATGGCAAATTTCATGAATTAATACAAGAAATTGCTGGAAATCGATGGATGAATGGCGTTATTGCCGATTTGCGAAAAGTACTAAAACTGCATCGCAGGGATTCTCTCACCAGTACCGGAAGACTGCAAAATTCTCTTATCGAGCATCGTGAAATTCTGAATGCCCTATTAAAACGAGATCAAGTGGTAGCTGAAAAGGCTATGCGAAATCATCTAGCTAGAGGTCTTGAAGCACTTCGCTAA
- the scpA gene encoding methylmalonyl-CoA mutase, translating into MSSEKKNSSSKAWPSFPESNLDAWKKSAQKSAPNGDVDKLGWNTPDGIHLKALYTSSDTEGLNYKDTLPGFEPFVRGPQATMYSVRPWTIRQYAGFSTAEESNAFYRKALDAGGQGVSVAFDLATHRGYDSDHPRVTGDVGKAGVAIDSVEDMKILFDGIPLDKVSVSMTMNGAVLPVLAGYIVAGEEQGVKQELLSGTIQNDILKEFMVRNTYIYPPEPSMRIIGDIIEYTAKHMPKFNSISISGYHMQEAGANQVLELAFTLADGKEYVKTALAKGLDVDGFAGRLSFFFAIGMNFYLEVAKLRAARLLWWRIMKSFEPKNPKSLMLRTHCQTSGWSLTEQDPYNNVVRTTVEAMAAVFGGTQSLHTNSLDEAIALPSEFSSRIARNTQLILQEETHITSVIDPWAGSYMMENLTQEMADKAWEIIQEVDAMGGMTKAVESGWAKLKIEAAAAEKQAKIDSGSDVIVGVNKYKLGKEDLVDVLMIDNDKVREGQVARLKDIKQKRDSKNVEAALEALTKAAEENTGNLLELSVNAIRLRATVGEVSDALEKVYGRHRADTQKVTGVYAAAYDSADGWAKLQTEIADFAKDFGRRPRVMIAKLGQDGHDRGAKVVATAYADLGFDVDIGPLFQTPEECARQAIENDVHALGVSTLAAGHKTLVPAIIAELKKQGSDDIIVFVGGVIPRQDYEFLYEAGVKGIYGPGTPIPASAKDVLEQIRKSVKPV; encoded by the coding sequence GTGAGTTCGGAAAAGAAAAATTCATCTAGTAAGGCGTGGCCATCATTTCCAGAGTCCAATTTGGATGCGTGGAAAAAATCAGCGCAGAAATCAGCTCCCAATGGGGATGTAGACAAACTAGGTTGGAATACGCCAGATGGTATTCATTTAAAAGCCCTATACACATCTTCAGATACTGAAGGACTCAATTACAAAGATACTCTTCCTGGTTTTGAACCTTTTGTGCGCGGTCCTCAGGCAACAATGTATTCCGTTCGCCCTTGGACGATTCGTCAATACGCAGGCTTTTCAACTGCTGAAGAATCCAATGCCTTTTATCGCAAAGCATTGGATGCGGGCGGTCAAGGAGTTTCTGTAGCTTTTGACTTAGCAACGCATCGCGGCTATGACTCCGATCATCCGCGCGTCACTGGTGACGTTGGTAAGGCAGGGGTAGCGATTGATTCAGTAGAGGATATGAAGATATTGTTTGATGGCATTCCGCTCGATAAAGTATCCGTATCCATGACTATGAACGGCGCTGTATTACCTGTCTTAGCAGGTTATATCGTAGCTGGCGAAGAGCAGGGCGTTAAGCAAGAGCTCTTATCGGGAACAATTCAGAACGATATTCTGAAAGAGTTTATGGTGCGTAATACGTATATTTATCCACCAGAACCCTCAATGCGCATTATTGGCGACATTATTGAGTACACCGCAAAGCATATGCCGAAATTTAACTCGATTTCGATTTCGGGTTATCACATGCAAGAAGCGGGTGCGAATCAGGTATTAGAACTAGCCTTTACGTTGGCCGACGGTAAAGAGTATGTCAAAACAGCCCTAGCAAAAGGTCTAGATGTGGATGGCTTTGCGGGGCGACTCTCGTTCTTCTTTGCGATTGGCATGAACTTTTACTTAGAAGTTGCTAAGCTGCGCGCAGCGCGATTGCTGTGGTGGCGGATTATGAAATCATTTGAGCCAAAAAATCCAAAGTCATTGATGTTGCGTACGCACTGTCAAACTTCTGGTTGGTCATTGACTGAACAAGACCCATACAACAACGTGGTCAGAACTACCGTAGAGGCGATGGCTGCTGTATTTGGTGGCACACAATCTCTGCACACCAATTCGTTAGATGAAGCAATTGCATTGCCTTCAGAATTTTCAAGCCGCATTGCTCGCAATACCCAGTTAATCCTGCAAGAGGAAACACATATCACTAGCGTGATTGATCCATGGGCTGGTTCTTACATGATGGAAAACTTGACTCAAGAGATGGCAGATAAAGCCTGGGAAATCATTCAAGAAGTTGATGCCATGGGTGGCATGACTAAGGCGGTGGAAAGTGGCTGGGCCAAGTTAAAGATCGAAGCTGCAGCTGCTGAAAAGCAAGCCAAAATTGATTCTGGCTCTGACGTCATCGTTGGTGTGAACAAGTACAAGTTGGGCAAAGAAGATCTGGTCGATGTCTTGATGATCGATAACGATAAAGTTCGTGAAGGTCAGGTGGCTCGCTTAAAAGATATAAAACAGAAACGCGATAGTAAAAATGTAGAAGCTGCATTAGAAGCGCTGACAAAAGCTGCGGAAGAGAACACTGGTAACTTATTGGAATTATCTGTAAATGCGATTCGTTTACGCGCCACTGTTGGTGAAGTCTCAGATGCATTGGAAAAAGTTTACGGGCGCCATCGCGCCGATACTCAAAAGGTGACCGGAGTGTATGCAGCTGCTTATGACTCAGCGGATGGCTGGGCAAAATTACAAACTGAAATCGCTGACTTTGCTAAAGATTTTGGACGTCGCCCACGTGTGATGATTGCTAAGTTAGGTCAAGATGGTCACGATCGCGGCGCTAAGGTCGTTGCTACCGCCTATGCAGACTTGGGCTTTGACGTTGACATTGGTCCCTTGTTTCAAACGCCCGAAGAGTGTGCCCGTCAGGCGATTGAGAATGACGTACATGCGCTTGGTGTATCCACTCTAGCTGCTGGTCACAAGACTTTGGTGCCGGCAATCATTGCTGAGCTGAAGAAACAGGGCTCTGATGACATCATCGTTTTCGTTGGTGGAGTCATTCCAAGGCAAGACTATGAGTTCCTTTATGAAGCAGGCGTAAAGGGTATTTATGGACCAGGTACCCCGATCCCGGCTTCCGCTAAGGATGTGTT
- a CDS encoding cytochrome c: MKFALVTAVLLSSIGLVNVASASSVDKGQALVEKANCAACHGAGLNAPIMPVYPKLAGQYPDYIYYALKAYKVGDGNAKYGRNNAVMGAQVQAFSDADLHDIAAYVASLPGNFVIKK; this comes from the coding sequence ATGAAATTTGCACTAGTTACAGCAGTTTTACTCTCAAGCATTGGACTCGTTAACGTGGCCAGTGCATCCAGCGTTGATAAAGGTCAGGCATTGGTTGAAAAGGCCAATTGCGCAGCATGTCATGGTGCTGGTTTAAATGCACCCATCATGCCCGTTTACCCTAAATTAGCTGGTCAATATCCTGATTACATCTACTACGCCTTAAAGGCATACAAAGTAGGTGACGGTAACGCTAAATATGGCCGCAACAATGCCGTAATGGGCGCACAAGTTCAAGCATTCTCTGATGCGGACTTACACGATATTGCAGCTTATGTTGCTTCCTTGCCAGGAAACTTTGTTATCAAAAAGTAA
- a CDS encoding RidA family protein, translating into MSNISERLKTLGIDLPPPGPPAAAYVMAATTGNTVFLSGHIAKRDGKPWVGKLGKDMDTDTGKAAARAIAIDLLSTLQNHLGSLENVKRIVKVMGLVNSTGEYTEQHLVVNGCSELLFEVFGDAGKHARSAFGVAQIPLGACVEIELIAEI; encoded by the coding sequence ATGAGCAATATTAGCGAGCGCCTTAAGACCCTTGGCATTGATTTACCGCCACCCGGACCTCCTGCGGCAGCCTATGTCATGGCAGCAACTACTGGTAATACCGTTTTTTTGTCAGGCCACATTGCTAAACGTGATGGTAAGCCCTGGGTGGGAAAGCTCGGCAAGGATATGGATACCGACACTGGTAAAGCAGCTGCGCGCGCTATCGCGATTGATTTGCTCTCAACACTACAAAATCATTTAGGCTCTTTGGAAAATGTAAAGCGCATTGTCAAAGTGATGGGGCTGGTGAACTCTACTGGCGAATACACAGAACAACATCTTGTAGTGAATGGTTGCTCTGAATTGTTATTTGAAGTCTTTGGTGATGCCGGCAAACATGCTCGTAGTGCCTTTGGCGTAGCTCAGATCCCTTTGGGAGCATGTGTAGAAATTGAATTGATTGCTGAGATTTAA
- a CDS encoding XdhC family protein produces the protein MNSTDLSVLKSAVSWLKSGHQVAIATVVQTWGSAPRPIGSWLAIRQDGQVAGSVSGGCVEDDLINRVQAEILTRSNPEMVVYGVSQEEAARFGLPCGGTLRLLVEPKPELAILEKLLDSISSHQVMRRTVTIANGKSSLRAGNRSDEFSCSDTEMQTTYGPRWRMVIIGAGQLSLYTADFALASDFEVIVIDPRDEYAEGLNRTDVTFIKGMPDDVLLEIGVDPHTAVVALTHDPKLDDMALMEALKSSAFYVGALGSRKNTQKRKERLLEFDVSRDEVEKLHGPVGLSIGALTPPEIAVSILAEVIAVKYGVAVAKKI, from the coding sequence ATGAATAGCACCGACCTCAGCGTCCTCAAATCCGCAGTGAGCTGGCTTAAATCCGGCCATCAAGTAGCCATTGCTACCGTAGTACAAACTTGGGGTTCAGCTCCTCGCCCCATTGGTTCATGGCTTGCAATCCGTCAAGATGGTCAAGTAGCGGGATCCGTATCTGGCGGGTGTGTTGAGGACGACCTAATTAATCGCGTACAAGCTGAAATTCTGACTCGCAGCAATCCTGAGATGGTGGTTTATGGTGTGAGCCAAGAAGAAGCAGCTCGCTTCGGCCTTCCCTGCGGCGGAACTTTGCGTTTGCTGGTAGAGCCTAAACCTGAATTAGCCATACTGGAAAAATTACTGGACTCTATTAGCTCCCATCAAGTGATGAGGCGTACCGTCACCATTGCGAATGGCAAATCGAGTTTAAGAGCCGGTAATCGCAGTGACGAGTTTTCCTGCTCAGATACCGAGATGCAAACAACTTATGGCCCACGTTGGCGCATGGTCATCATCGGTGCAGGTCAACTTTCTTTGTATACCGCCGACTTTGCCCTGGCCTCCGACTTTGAAGTGATCGTGATCGATCCGCGTGATGAGTATGCAGAAGGACTAAACCGCACTGATGTGACCTTCATCAAAGGCATGCCTGATGACGTATTACTTGAGATTGGTGTTGATCCTCATACAGCGGTGGTAGCCCTCACCCATGATCCAAAGTTGGATGATATGGCCCTCATGGAGGCACTAAAGTCTTCTGCCTTTTATGTTGGCGCCCTGGGGAGCCGAAAAAATACCCAAAAGCGTAAAGAACGACTACTAGAGTTTGATGTCAGCAGAGACGAAGTGGAAAAACTGCATGGCCCAGTTGGACTCTCTATCGGCGCACTCACTCCACCAGAAATCGCAGTATCGATTCTGGCGGAAGTGATTGCCGTTAAATATGGTGTTGCTGTAGCAAAGAAAATCTAA
- a CDS encoding MoxR family ATPase — MTRPSPNPSSRFDGSQSYVATDDLKLAVNAAIALQRPLLIKGEPGTGKTMLAEEVAAALQMPLLQWHIKSTTKAQQGLYEYDAVSRLRDSQLGDEKVKDIRNYIVKGVLWQAFEADEPTVLLIDEIDKADIEFPNDLLREIDRMEFYVYETRELIKAKHRPLVIITSNNEKELPDAFLRRCFFHYITFPDANTMQSIVDVHHPNIKQDLLEAALKAFYQIRSLPGIKKKPSTSELIDWLKLLLAEDIPPEALYSQDEKIVVPPLHGALLKNEQDIHLFERLVMMNRNHR; from the coding sequence ATGACAAGACCTTCACCCAATCCTTCAAGCCGCTTTGACGGCAGTCAAAGCTATGTCGCTACAGATGACTTAAAACTGGCTGTCAATGCTGCCATTGCACTCCAGCGGCCACTACTCATTAAAGGGGAGCCAGGAACAGGCAAAACGATGTTGGCTGAAGAGGTGGCTGCAGCTCTCCAAATGCCCCTTTTGCAGTGGCACATTAAATCGACTACCAAAGCACAACAAGGGTTATATGAATACGATGCGGTGAGTCGCTTACGTGACTCCCAGCTTGGCGATGAAAAAGTCAAAGATATTCGCAACTACATTGTCAAAGGCGTCTTATGGCAAGCCTTTGAAGCGGATGAGCCCACTGTCCTACTAATTGATGAGATCGATAAAGCAGATATCGAGTTTCCAAATGACCTCTTACGTGAAATTGACCGGATGGAGTTTTATGTCTACGAAACTCGTGAGTTAATTAAGGCAAAGCATCGTCCCCTCGTTATCATCACCTCCAATAATGAAAAAGAATTGCCAGATGCCTTTTTGCGTCGTTGCTTCTTTCATTACATCACCTTTCCCGATGCCAACACCATGCAAAGCATCGTTGATGTTCATCATCCCAACATCAAACAAGATCTGTTGGAAGCTGCGCTGAAAGCTTTTTATCAAATACGCTCTCTGCCAGGGATCAAGAAAAAACCCTCTACTTCTGAATTAATAGACTGGCTCAAGCTATTGCTCGCAGAGGATATTCCCCCAGAGGCGCTTTATAGCCAAGATGAAAAGATCGTGGTTCCACCATTGCATGGTGCTTTGCTAAAAAATGAGCAGGATATCCATTTGTTTGAGCGCTTAGTGATGATGAATCGCAATCACCGCTAA
- the parC gene encoding DNA topoisomerase IV subunit A, whose protein sequence is MELNEDNKDSLTLAVYAERAYLDYAISVVKGRALPEVADGQKPVQRRILYSMSEMGLRADAKPVKSARVVGDVLGKFHPHGDQSAYDALVRLAQSFSLRYPLIDGQGNFGSRDGDGAAAMRYTEARLTKIAGLLLSEIDEGTVDFAPNYDGSFQEPKLLPARLPFVLLNGASGIAVGMATEIPSHNLREVASAAIALMKSPKLSTADLLEIMPGPDYPGGGQIISSSAEIAQIYETGRGSLKVRARWSVEELARGQWQIVVNELPPATSSQRVLQEIEEITNPKVRVGKKTLTPEQNNLKSTILNVLDGVRDESSKDAAVRLVFEPKSKNIDVNEFVNLLLAHTSLESNAPMNLVMIGNDGRPRQKGLKEIISEWVEFRVATVTRRTQFRLGKVKDRMHILEGRLTVLLNIDKVIKIIRNSDEPKVDLIKEFKLTDRQAEDILDIRLRQLARLEGIKIEQELKSLQTERDDLEGLLQSDAVLRKRIIKEIESDIKDFGDDRRTLIQEDKRAVAETKVIDEPVTVIVSQKGWVRVRQGHEHDATQFSFKAGDAMYATFEVRTVDVIQGFGSDGRVYTVPVSELPGARGDGSPLTSFVNLAAGSQMVAYYAGQPDDLVLLSTKAGYGFLANVSDMSTRNKAGKSFISVDAKHPGDAPLGASKVQVGMKQVACLSEASKLLVFPLDELKRLPTGGKGVILMGLDEKESLASAIAVGPNGATYSGAGRAGKPTELSLDAKTLKSFAGNRARKGHFVEPRLKDGKLKAN, encoded by the coding sequence ATGGAGTTGAATGAAGACAATAAAGATAGCTTGACCCTCGCTGTTTATGCAGAGCGCGCTTATCTAGATTACGCCATCAGCGTAGTGAAGGGTCGTGCATTGCCTGAAGTAGCTGATGGTCAAAAACCAGTTCAACGCCGAATTTTATATTCCATGAGTGAAATGGGTTTACGTGCAGATGCTAAACCAGTAAAAAGTGCTCGTGTTGTTGGTGACGTTTTAGGTAAATTTCATCCCCATGGCGACCAATCTGCTTATGACGCCTTGGTGCGCTTGGCACAAAGTTTCTCACTACGCTACCCCTTAATTGACGGGCAAGGAAACTTCGGTTCCCGTGATGGTGATGGTGCAGCTGCAATGCGTTATACCGAAGCACGCTTAACAAAGATCGCTGGATTACTTCTCAGCGAAATTGATGAAGGTACGGTCGATTTTGCTCCGAACTATGACGGCTCATTTCAAGAGCCAAAGTTATTACCGGCTCGCTTGCCCTTTGTGCTGCTCAACGGCGCTTCAGGTATTGCTGTCGGAATGGCTACCGAGATTCCTTCACATAACTTGCGTGAAGTAGCTTCTGCTGCAATCGCTTTGATGAAATCGCCAAAGCTATCCACGGCAGATTTACTGGAAATCATGCCCGGTCCTGACTATCCGGGTGGCGGCCAAATTATTTCCTCTTCAGCGGAAATTGCCCAAATTTATGAAACAGGGCGAGGTAGCCTCAAAGTTCGTGCCCGTTGGTCTGTAGAGGAATTAGCACGTGGTCAATGGCAAATTGTTGTCAATGAGCTGCCACCAGCAACCTCATCACAACGGGTTTTACAAGAGATCGAAGAGATCACCAATCCTAAGGTAAGAGTTGGTAAGAAGACCTTAACCCCAGAGCAAAATAATCTCAAATCGACTATCTTGAATGTGCTCGATGGTGTGCGTGATGAATCCAGTAAGGATGCTGCTGTACGGTTGGTGTTTGAGCCAAAGAGTAAGAACATTGATGTCAATGAGTTTGTAAATCTCTTGTTGGCTCATACCTCGCTTGAGTCAAATGCGCCAATGAATTTGGTGATGATTGGTAATGACGGTCGTCCGCGTCAAAAGGGCTTAAAGGAAATTATTTCTGAGTGGGTTGAGTTCAGAGTTGCTACGGTGACACGTCGTACCCAGTTCCGCCTCGGCAAAGTAAAAGACCGGATGCATATTTTGGAGGGGCGTTTAACCGTTCTTCTCAATATTGATAAGGTAATTAAGATTATTCGCAATAGCGATGAGCCCAAAGTCGATTTGATCAAAGAGTTTAAGCTCACAGATCGTCAGGCTGAAGACATTCTGGATATTCGCTTGCGCCAATTGGCTCGTTTAGAAGGTATCAAGATTGAGCAAGAGCTTAAATCGCTCCAGACGGAGCGTGATGATCTTGAAGGCTTACTGCAAAGTGACGCCGTTTTACGTAAACGCATCATTAAAGAAATTGAATCCGACATCAAGGATTTTGGCGATGATCGTCGCACCTTGATTCAGGAAGATAAGCGTGCTGTTGCAGAAACTAAAGTCATTGATGAACCAGTGACTGTCATCGTTTCACAAAAGGGTTGGGTACGTGTTCGTCAAGGTCATGAGCACGATGCAACTCAATTTAGCTTCAAAGCGGGTGATGCGATGTATGCAACCTTTGAGGTTCGCACCGTTGACGTTATTCAGGGCTTTGGAAGTGATGGACGTGTTTATACGGTACCTGTCAGCGAGCTACCTGGCGCCCGCGGTGATGGCTCACCATTAACTAGCTTTGTCAATTTAGCTGCTGGATCGCAAATGGTGGCGTATTACGCTGGCCAACCAGATGATCTGGTCTTGCTATCTACTAAAGCAGGTTATGGCTTCTTAGCGAATGTATCGGACATGAGCACTCGCAATAAAGCTGGTAAATCGTTTATCAGTGTTGATGCAAAACATCCTGGTGATGCACCTTTAGGTGCAAGCAAGGTGCAGGTTGGTATGAAGCAAGTAGCTTGTCTGTCTGAAGCCTCTAAATTACTTGTTTTCCCATTAGATGAGCTTAAGCGTTTGCCTACTGGCGGCAAAGGCGTGATTTTAATGGGCTTAGATGAGAAGGAGTCCTTAGCCTCCGCTATCGCTGTAGGCCCTAATGGCGCCACCTATTCAGGGGCGGGTCGCGCAGGGAAGCCAACGGAATTGAGTTTGGATGCAAAAACATTGAAGTCATTTGCGGGTAATCGAGCACGCAAAGGCCACTTTGTAGAGCCACGCCTAAAAGACGGCAAGCTCAAAGCAAACTAA